The DNA window AGAGGTCAACAAGCTATCAGGTAAAATTTCAGGTCTGCTCATCTCTACCACCATGTTACCCCCCCTAATCTCCTTTTTTTCATGAATACCAGTATCGAACCAGGTTTGACAAGCTTATCATGAATTTAAGCATTCGTCTCGAAAAGATCTTAAATTTGAGAAAAAGATTTTAACAATTGCTCCTGGTTAAAAGACACATTCAATATTTATAATTTTTTCAAGTTTTTTCAAGGTGAGAGACGATCCATTAATCGTGCGAATGGAATGGTTTCACGTACATGATGTAAACCACAGATCCAGGCTACAGTTCTTTCAATTCCAAGCCCAAAACCAGCATGTGGAACCGAGCCATACCTGCGTAAATCTAAAAACCATGAGAAAGCTTGTTGTGGCAGGTTATGCTTGGAGATCGCGTTTTCAAGCACCTTAAGATTATCCTCACGTTGACCACCACCAATTATTTCTCCATAGCCTTCAGGAGCTAGTACATCTACACAACGTGCTATATCCGGATTTTCAGGATCGCGTTTCATATAAAAAGCTTTTACGCTTGCCGGAAAGCCATAGACCATAAGAGGACGATCGTAGCGTTTAGTTAGTTCTGTTTCATGAGGACTACCAAAATCATCACCCCAATGTATTGCTAATTGATTTTTTAACTCAGGATCACTGATTTCTTCTTGAATTGTTTGAATTTCTTTAAGCGCTTTATCATAAGAAAGTCGAGTAAATGGTTTTTGCACCTTAAGTAGTGGTGCAATGTCCCGTTTTAATTGTCCAATCAACTCTTTTTCGTGTTTTTCCATTACCTTTGAAACAATATAAACAAGAAAATCTTCAGCTAAATCCATTAGACCATCTAATTCAAGGAAAGCTACTTCAGGTTCAACCATCCAAAATTCAGTTAAGTGCCTTCGTGTTTTTGACTTTTCAGCCCGAAACGTTGGTCCAAAACAATAGCTTTTGCCAAAAGCCATTGCTGCAGCT is part of the Deltaproteobacteria bacterium genome and encodes:
- the asnS gene encoding asparagine--tRNA ligase, translating into MIITPIVDISRYEGQIVTLQGWLYNKRSSKTLQFLQIRDGSGIIQAVVSKQDVDDDIFNIANELTQESSLSIEGTVRAEIRSPIGFEIQVQNIKLIHQAINYPITKKEHGDAFLMDHRHLWLRSPRQHAIMRIRHTIIKAIRDYFDDNGFTLIDSPILTPNACEGTTTLFSTPYFDTTAFLTQSGQLYQEAAAMAFGKSYCFGPTFRAEKSKTRRHLTEFWMVEPEVAFLELDGLMDLAEDFLVYIVSKVMEKHEKELIGQLKRDIAPLLKVQKPFTRLSYDKALKEIQTIQEEISDPELKNQLAIHWGDDFGSPHETELTKRYDRPLMVYGFPASVKAFYMKRDPENPDIARCVDVLAPEGYGEIIGGGQREDNLKVLENAISKHNLPQQAFSWFLDLRRYGSVPHAGFGLGIERTVAWICGLHHVRETIPFARLMDRLSP